The Gemmatimonadota bacterium DH-78 region GGCGTCGTCCGCCTCGCTCGCGCCGTCCGCACCGGTCGAGAAGTGCATGGCCTGCAGGGGGTCGAGTCGGCATACCCGCAGGTAGAGCTGCTCCCGCTCCGAGGCGTCGCCATCGGTGGCCTCGAGACAGCGGTACAGCAGCGCCATCGGCACCGCCACCGTCTCCGAGTCCTCCCACTCCTCCAGCCGGTGCTCCTCGATGCGCGTCATGATGTCGCGCAGGATCGGCATCGCCACCTGAGCCAGCCCGTGGTCCACCATCACGCGCGCGGCCTGCATGCGCCGGAGCGCGCGACCCCGGGGATGGCCCTCGTCGTCGGCGGCCCGCATGAGCAGTTCGATGGCCTTCTGCGGTTGGCCGGCACGCACCCGCTCGCGGGCGCGATCGAGGGCGTCGCGCCCGGCGACCGCAGCTCCGGTCGGCTCCATGCGCGCCTGCTCGGCCTCGCTCAGCGGCCCCGCCAACCCCTCTTCCTGCAGCCAGAGCCGCGTCTCGCGGTTGGCCGTGGGGGTGTCGTCCATCAGGGTCAGGTCGGGCAGCTCGGGCAGATCCACCAGCAGCGATCTCAGCGCTCCCTTCAGCGAGCTCGCGACCGCTTCGTAGTCCGGGCCGAGCCCGTCGAGCGCGGTGAACACGTAGCGCTGGAGATCGAGCCAGCCCCGTCCGAAGGGGGTGGCCATCACTTCTTCCGAGGCCTCGAGCAGCGCCGCCCACTCGCCGTCGAGCAGCAGCCCCTTGAGATGCGTGCGGGTCGCCGTCGGCGGGGCCGCCAGCAGCCGGGGGTCCACCTCGCCACGGTCCCGCCGGAGTTCTCCCCAGCGCAGGCCGCGGATCATGAGGTAGGGCGCGGGATCGAGCGGGTCGGACCGGCGCAGCCAGCGCGCCGCCGAGGCGATCCGCCCACCCGCGTCGTCGCGCGAGGTGGGCTCGGCCGACATCGGCGCGGCCGCGGCGGACCCACTCGCCGAGGCCTGGGGCTCGCCCGGAACCGAGCTCTCGTGGGTGGGCATCGGCGGGGCCTCCACGGGATCGGGGTCGGCTTCCAGCTTCTCGGCGAAAATCCGCCGCGCCACCCGCTCGATCTCGGCCACGTCCTCGCGGAGTGGACGGAAGCTGGGTGCCACGTCGCCGAAGCGCTCGTCGGTGAAGGCCTCGAGGGCGTCGATCGCGGCGAGCGAGGCTTCGATGTCGCCCACCAGCGCCCTGTACCACTCCTTGGGCGCCCGATCCGCCGCGGCATCGAAGGCCTCGGGCGACACCTTGCCGGCGTCGATCTCCGCCTGGCGCGCGGCGCGCTTCTCCGGATCGCTCTCCACCGCCTCTTCGTAACCGAGCGCGCGACCGGCCCGGTAGGCCACGAAGCCGTGTCCGGCCGGGTTGAGCGGCACCTCGCGCAACCGCGGCCCCAGGTACCCGGCGATCCACTCGAGGGGCGCCGCGCGATACTCGAGGTCGCCGTCGTCGATCTCGGGGTAGACGTGGTCCCAGAAGCGGTCGAGCAGTTCTCTCTGGAGGTCGAGCCCCGCATGGAGTCCCGCGAATCCCTCCCGATCGATCCACGCCTCCATGAGCCAGGCGGCGATCTGCAGATCCTTGGAGCGGTCGCGGAGCACCTCGCCCGCCATCTTTGCCACCGCCTTGAAATCGGCGACGCGGCGTTCGGTCTCCCACTCGCCCTGCGGCAGGTCGGGATCGCTCTCGCGCGCGTCGCGGATCTCGTCGTACACCACCTCGTAGCGGACGTCTTCTCCGGCCGGCGCGTCGTCGGAGATCGGCCTCAGGAACTCCTCGATGTCGGGCATACCGCGTCAGGCCGGGGTGATCACCAGCTCCCGCAGATCCACCAGCGGGAGCGGGTCGCCATCCACGAGCAGCACCTTGGCGCCCTCCGGCCAGGCTTCGCCGTCGTCGGCGGTCACCACGTCGGCCGACCGCCCGAGCCGCACCAGCGGATCGTCGTGGCGGAAGGCCAGCGGCGTGACCACCGGCAGCAGCACCTCGCCGAGGTCGAGATCCCGCAGCTCGGGGCCGGTGGTGATGTGCGCCGGCATCCACAGCAGATCACGCAACCGCTTCGGCCCCTCCGTCTCGAGCCGCGCCACGTGCTTGAGTGGAATCCACATGTACTGGCCCGCGGCGAACACCTCGAGCCGGGCACCGATCCGGGGATCGGCGTCTTCGAGCACGGTGAATTCGGCGCCGTCGAGGGTGCCTCGGGGAGAGGCGGGCGGCGCGCCGAGGGTCGGGAAGGAGCGGGTGTCGAACATCTCCAGCCGCTCGCGGCTCGCATGCAGTGCGGTGCGATAGAGCATCGCCCCGATCTGCGCATCCGGGCCGGCGTCGGCCAGAATGTCGAGGTGCTTCTCGGCGCGATCGAACGCACCGGCGAAGCAGAGCAGTTCGAATAGGAACGTACGGCTCCGGGAATCCATGGGGGAATCCCGGAGCCGTGCTCCCAACGCTGCGATCGCGTCGTCGAGGCGTCCTGCCTCGTACAGCTGTTCCGGCGTCACGACCCTCGTCGACTCAGTCGGGCGTCTGAGTGCGGACGTTCCACTGGCCGATGATCTGCTCGCCCGCCGCACCGGTTTCGGTCTGCGCGCTGTAGGTGACCTTCACCTTGCCGAAGTCGAGGTTCATCGTCTCCATCGGCCGATCGTCGCCACCCGAGCTGCCCGACATCTGGAACGACGAGATGTACACCTCTTCGAACTCGTAGATCAGGTAGGGCAGGTGCGCGTCGCCACCCGCCTTGTTGAGCGTGACCGTGGCCTTCGGGAAGTGGTCGCCCTTCATGCAGGCCTGAAAGAGGATCGCGCTGGAGGTGTCGCTCGTCTTGTTGACGGTGAACGCCGACACCACGCCCTTGCCCGCCGCCGAACCCTTCGTGCCACCCGAAATGGTGGCCGGGTTCGAGGCACCGAACGAGAAGGCCAGGATCGCGATCTCGCCCTCGTGTCCCTTCCGGTCCGACTCGCCTCCGAGCTTCGGTCCGCCTTCGAACTTCAGGTAGGCATCGAATGCCATGATTTCCTCCGAGATGTGATAGAGAGCTCTGGGTCCGGCGTGCCCGGGCGATTCCCCCGGCTGTCTGGAGGAGCGTCAATCGACGGGCGGTTTTCTCACACGGCCTTCGACTACGGGTTCGCGGACGGAGGAAGGTCGGCCACCAGCCGCATCGACACGCTCAGCTCGTCGAGCTGGAAGTGCGGACGGAGGAAGGCGACGGCCCGGTACGAGCCGGGCTTCGACGGAATCTCGACCACGTCGACCCGCGCCTCGCGAAGCGGCCGCTCGGCCTTGACCGAGAAGGGCGCGTCTTCGTTCGACACCACGTAGTTGCTGATCCAGTTGTTCAGGAACGACTGCACCTGCGACCGGCTGGTGTATCCGCCGATCTTGTCGCGCATCATCACCTTCAGGTAGTGGGCGAAGCGCGACACGGCGAAGATGTAGGGCAGCTGGGCCGACAGACGCGAGTTGGCCGTGGCCGCATCGGAGTCGTAGATCTTCGGCTTCTGTGCCGACTGCACGCTGAAGAAGGCCGCGTTGGGCGTGCCTTTGCAGTGCACCAGCGGGGCGAAGCCGAGATCGGCCAGCTCCTTCTCGCGCCGGTCGGTGATCTGGGTCTCGGTCGGGCACTTCATCGCGATGTCACCCGACGGCGTCTTGAAGTTGTGGACCGGGAGTCCCTCCACGAGACCGCCGCTCTCCACACCCCGGATCGTGGCGCACCAGCCGTACTTGGCGAAGGCCTGCGTCACCTTGGCGCCGAGCGCCCAGGCCGCGTTGCCCCACAGGTAGCGCTCGTGCTCGCTGCCGTCGACGTCCTCTTCGTAGTTGAAGGCCTCGACCGGCACCGTGTTGCTGCCGTAGGGCTCGCGCAGGAGCATGCGCGGAAGCGCGAGCGCCACGTAGCGGGAGTCCTCGGAGTCGCGGAAGTTCTTCCACTTCGCGTACTCGGTGGTGTCGAAGATCTTCGCCAGATCGCGCGGCGCGTCGAGCTGCGTGAAGTTCTCGAGGTTGAACATCGAGGCCTGCGCACCGGTGATGAACGGGGCGTGAGCCGCGGCGGCCACCTCCGAGATCTTCGAGAGCAGCTCGATGTCCTGCCCCGAGCGGCTGAACTCGTAGTCGCCCATCAGCGCCCCGAACGGCGCGCCACCGAACACCCCGTACTCCTCTTCGTACACCTTCTTGAAGAGGGCGCTCTGATCGAACTCGGGGGCCTTCTGGAGGTCCTTGAGGAGCTCCTTCTTCGAGACGTTGAGCACCTTCAGCTTGAGCATCACCCCGGTCTCGCTCTGCGAGAGCAGGTACTTGAGCCCGCGCCAGGTGCCTTCGAGACGCTGGAACTCCGGGTGGTGCATCACCTCGCGCAACTGCTTCGAGATGAGCCGGTCGATCTCGGCGATCCGGCCGTTGAGCATCGACTCCACGTCGGCCGAGACGGCCATCTGGCCCTCGAGCACTTCCGAGAGGAAGCGCTTGATGAGTCCGCGCCCCTTCTGCTGCGAGGGCTTCGCGGGACCGAAGCGACCCGACTCGACGATCTGGTCCAGCAGACTGACCTCCTCGGTCGTCTCCTGGCCCTGTGCTGCGTTCTTCTCGGCCTCAGCCATCGGAGTCGTCCTCCTCGGATCCCAGCTCGTCCTTGATCCTGGCGAGCGCGTCGGTGTCGGTCAGGGTGGCCTGGAGGATCTCCTCGAGCTTGTCGTTGCCCTGCAGGCTTCCGCGAACGTCGGCCAGTTCCTGGCGCAGTTCCAGCAGCTTGCGGATCGCGGGGATCTGCTGCGCCACGCGGTCGGGATCGAAGTCGTCGAGCTCCTGGAAGCGGAGATCGACTCCGAGCTGACCCGCGTCGGGGTCGTCGGAGAGCTTGTTGTCGACCCGGAACGCCAGGTGCGGCTTCATGTTGGCCAGCACCTCGTCGAAGTTGTCCGGATTGATCTCGGTGAACTTGCGGTCCTTGAGACGCTCGAGCGGCTCGTCGGGATGACCGGTGAAGTCGCCGAGGATGCCCATCACGAAGGGCAGCTCCTTCATCTCGATCGCGTCCCCGATCTCGACCTTGTACTCGATGTTCACGCGAGGGGCGCGAACCCGCTTGAGACGATCGTGAATGCTCTCCGCCATCGCGGGGTGCCTCCGAAACTGGAAAGGAATGGGGCGCAACGTACTGCCCACTTGGACCAATAGGCGCCGCAGGACTGCCGTGTCAAGCAGCAAACCACGGCTCTTCACGGTCTCGGCGGTGGCTCCGCCGATGCTCTTCGAAGGGTCGGTTCGAGACGCCGAGTTTCAAGGCCGTCTTGCACCCCGTGGCGACCGGGGCCGACCTTGGGGCAGATTCCCTCTCACCGGCCCGACCCCCACATGCGACAGATGCAACCGGTCCTCTGGACCAAGGGCGTGATCCTTTCTCCTCAGCATTTGCAGCTGCAGGACCGCTTTCTGGAGGACATGCTCTCCTTCCGCCTCTCGGCCGTATCGGCCTGGCGCTGGGGCTTCGCCGCACTGGCGGTCGACCGCGAGGCGCTCGCCGAGGGCATGGTATCACTCGACTCCGCGCGGGGGGTGTTCCAGGACGGACTGACCTTCGACGTGCCGGGAGCCGACGCGGCCCCCGCCGCGCGGGCGGTGGACGACCTGCTCGATCCCGGAGCCGACGCGGGCCTCGTGCACCTGGCGATCTCGGAGTGGAAGCGCGGCGGCACCAACGTGGCACTCTCGCCGGGCACGGGCGCTCGTTTCGAGGCCGAGATGGTGCACCGCCGCGACGACACCACCGGCGACGGAGAGAAGCCGGTGCTGGTGGGGCGCAAGAATCTGCGCCTGGTGGGCGAAGCCGAGGAGATCGCCGGACTGCTCACCCTGCCCGTGGCGAGGCTGCTGCGAAGCGCCTCGGGCGAGGTGTCGCTCGACCCCGCCTTCGTGCCCCCGGTGGTGAACCACGGCGCGAGCGACCACCTCGTGTCGCTCAACCGCCGGCTGCTCGAGATCATGACGGCGCGGAGCGCCACCCTGGCCGGGGGGCGACGGCAGCGGAATCTGTCGCTGGCCGACTTCGGGGTGGCCGACGTGGCCGGCTTCTGGCTGCTCTACACCGTCAACTCCTACCTGCCGCTGATCCGGCACTTCCTGGAGAGCGGACACGGGCACCCGCTCGAACTCTTCCGCACCTGGTCGGCGCTGGCCGGCGCCCTCACCACCTTCTCCGACCGGATCACGCCGGCCGACCTGCCCGAGTACGACCACGCCGACCTGCGGCGCAGCTTCGAGGCCCTCGACGACCTGATCCGCGACCTGCTCGCCACGGTGGTGCCCACCACGCACGTGTCGCTGCCGCTGCGCCCGACCCGCACGCACATCCACGCGACCGCCCTCGACGAGGAGCGCTACCTCGACGCCACCGAAACCTACCTGGCGCTGCGGAGCGAACTCGGCCCCGACGAACTCGCGCAGCGAGTCCCGCAACTCGTGAAGGTGTCGTCCGGCGACCGGGTGGAGGTGCTGATCCGCCAGGCGCTGCCCGGGGTGGCGCTGCGCCATGTGGCCGATCCGCCCGGATCGCTGCCGGTCAAGCTGGACTACAGCTACTTCCGCCTCGAGCGCACCGGCCCGGAGTGGGAGGCGGTACGGCGCTCGCGCAACATCGCCGTCTACCTCCCCGCCGACTTCCCGGCCGCCGAGGGCGAGATCGTGCTGCTGCTGCCGAGAGCGGACGAGGGGCGCTGAGGGGGCGGAGGGCGGACCGCCTCGCCGCCGGGGCCGGGCCCGCATCACCGCCGGCCTCCGCCGCGCTCCGGGCCCGCATCCGCCGGGGGCCGGGCTCGCATCCGCCGGGGGCCGGGCTCGCATCCGCCGCGCTCCGGGGCCCGCTCCGCCGGGGGCCGGGCTCGCATCCGCCGCGCTCCGGGGCCCGCTCCGCCGGGGGCCCGCCAAAGGGCCGGAACGTGCCAATCGTGCAGCCGAAAAACACGATTGCTCCCGGAGTACCCCCTAGAGGGTCACGAACGTGACAACCGCACTTTCCCGAAATCCGCGATTGTCCGCAAAGTGCCCTCCTGGGGTCACTTCGGGAGCAAGTTCGCGTAATCCGGTGCACGATTGGCACGATCGCGCCCCTGTCCCCGCCCTGGTCGCCCCCCACGGACCGGGAGGCGTCGGCGCGCCGGACGGGCGGCCGAGGTCCGGGCGGACCAAGAGGCGGGTGGACCGAGATGCGGGCGGATCCAGAGGCGGGTGGACCGAACACCCTGACGCGCGGCCCAGAGGCGGGTGGACCGAAGACCCTGACGGGCGGCCCAACGCGGGGCCCGTCGGGTGACCCGACCGGCGAACAGGTCGCGGGGGTCAGGGAGGGGCCGGAACGTGCCAATCGTGCAGCCGAAAAAGACGATTGCTCCCGAAGTACCCCCTAGAGGGTCACGAACGTGACAACCGCACTTTTCCGGAATCCGCGATTGTCCGCCAAGTGCCCTCCTGGGGTCACTTCGGGAGCAAGTTCGCGTAATCCCGTGCACGATTGGCACGATCGCGCCCCTGTCCCGGTCCCTGGTCGCGCCCCCACGGACCGGGAGGCGTCGGCGCGCCGCCCGGCCAGCCGGTCAGCCGATCAGCGCCACCGTGACCAGGATGCCGACCGCCGCCAGTACGATCAGCGCCAGCGCCACCACGAAGGCGGTGGTCGAACCCGAACCGCTGTCGTCCACCGGGGCGGGCGCCGAGGCCGGCGCAGCCGGCATCGAGTCGGGCAGGCCGTCCATCGGGGGCGGCGTCATGCCGGCGATGATCCGCGTGTACGCCCCCGGTCCGCGGGGCGCCTCCGGCTCCGGGGGCGGGGGCGGGGGCGCGCTCTCGGTCGGCGGCGGGGGCTGGTAGAGCCGGTCGAGGTAGGTGTCCTCCACAGGCGCATACTGCGGCAGGCCGTCCGCCCGCGGCTCCGGAGCCGGCGGAGGTGGTGGAGGCGGCGCATCGCTGCGCCGCCCGAAGTAACTCGGCTCCGGCGGCTCACTGCTCGGACCGTCGGTCGGGCGATCCGGCGCCGAGAAGGCCCCGAAGTCGGGCTCCGGCACCGGCGACCCTCCCCCGGCACCCGGCTCGAGAGCGAACGGTTCGTCGCCGTATCGAGGTTCGGCCACCGACGGCGCGTCGTCGAAGCGGGCGGGCGGAAGGTCGTCCGGCAAAGGGGCCGGCGGTTCCATGCGGCCGAACTGCCGGGTGAACTCGCCGGGTTCGTCGGCCGGGGGCGCGGGCGGCG contains the following coding sequences:
- the tssA gene encoding type VI secretion system protein TssA, whose protein sequence is MPDIEEFLRPISDDAPAGEDVRYEVVYDEIRDARESDPDLPQGEWETERRVADFKAVAKMAGEVLRDRSKDLQIAAWLMEAWIDREGFAGLHAGLDLQRELLDRFWDHVYPEIDDGDLEYRAAPLEWIAGYLGPRLREVPLNPAGHGFVAYRAGRALGYEEAVESDPEKRAARQAEIDAGKVSPEAFDAAADRAPKEWYRALVGDIEASLAAIDALEAFTDERFGDVAPSFRPLREDVAEIERVARRIFAEKLEADPDPVEAPPMPTHESSVPGEPQASASGSAAAAPMSAEPTSRDDAGGRIASAARWLRRSDPLDPAPYLMIRGLRWGELRRDRGEVDPRLLAAPPTATRTHLKGLLLDGEWAALLEASEEVMATPFGRGWLDLQRYVFTALDGLGPDYEAVASSLKGALRSLLVDLPELPDLTLMDDTPTANRETRLWLQEEGLAGPLSEAEQARMEPTGAAVAGRDALDRARERVRAGQPQKAIELLMRAADDEGHPRGRALRRMQAARVMVDHGLAQVAMPILRDIMTRIEEHRLEEWEDSETVAVPMALLYRCLEATDGDASEREQLYLRVCRLDPLQAMHFSTGADGASEADDAAEGASDDGVQEA
- a CDS encoding type VI secretion system accessory protein TagJ; the encoded protein is MTPEQLYEAGRLDDAIAALGARLRDSPMDSRSRTFLFELLCFAGAFDRAEKHLDILADAGPDAQIGAMLYRTALHASRERLEMFDTRSFPTLGAPPASPRGTLDGAEFTVLEDADPRIGARLEVFAAGQYMWIPLKHVARLETEGPKRLRDLLWMPAHITTGPELRDLDLGEVLLPVVTPLAFRHDDPLVRLGRSADVVTADDGEAWPEGAKVLLVDGDPLPLVDLRELVITPA
- a CDS encoding type VI secretion system tube protein Hcp, giving the protein MAFDAYLKFEGGPKLGGESDRKGHEGEIAILAFSFGASNPATISGGTKGSAAGKGVVSAFTVNKTSDTSSAILFQACMKGDHFPKATVTLNKAGGDAHLPYLIYEFEEVYISSFQMSGSSGGDDRPMETMNLDFGKVKVTYSAQTETGAAGEQIIGQWNVRTQTPD
- the tssC gene encoding type VI secretion system contractile sheath large subunit is translated as MAEAEKNAAQGQETTEEVSLLDQIVESGRFGPAKPSQQKGRGLIKRFLSEVLEGQMAVSADVESMLNGRIAEIDRLISKQLREVMHHPEFQRLEGTWRGLKYLLSQSETGVMLKLKVLNVSKKELLKDLQKAPEFDQSALFKKVYEEEYGVFGGAPFGALMGDYEFSRSGQDIELLSKISEVAAAAHAPFITGAQASMFNLENFTQLDAPRDLAKIFDTTEYAKWKNFRDSEDSRYVALALPRMLLREPYGSNTVPVEAFNYEEDVDGSEHERYLWGNAAWALGAKVTQAFAKYGWCATIRGVESGGLVEGLPVHNFKTPSGDIAMKCPTETQITDRREKELADLGFAPLVHCKGTPNAAFFSVQSAQKPKIYDSDAATANSRLSAQLPYIFAVSRFAHYLKVMMRDKIGGYTSRSQVQSFLNNWISNYVVSNEDAPFSVKAERPLREARVDVVEIPSKPGSYRAVAFLRPHFQLDELSVSMRLVADLPPSANP
- the tssB gene encoding type VI secretion system contractile sheath small subunit, with protein sequence MAESIHDRLKRVRAPRVNIEYKVEIGDAIEMKELPFVMGILGDFTGHPDEPLERLKDRKFTEINPDNFDEVLANMKPHLAFRVDNKLSDDPDAGQLGVDLRFQELDDFDPDRVAQQIPAIRKLLELRQELADVRGSLQGNDKLEEILQATLTDTDALARIKDELGSEEDDSDG
- the tssK gene encoding type VI secretion system baseplate subunit TssK, with product MQPVLWTKGVILSPQHLQLQDRFLEDMLSFRLSAVSAWRWGFAALAVDREALAEGMVSLDSARGVFQDGLTFDVPGADAAPAARAVDDLLDPGADAGLVHLAISEWKRGGTNVALSPGTGARFEAEMVHRRDDTTGDGEKPVLVGRKNLRLVGEAEEIAGLLTLPVARLLRSASGEVSLDPAFVPPVVNHGASDHLVSLNRRLLEIMTARSATLAGGRRQRNLSLADFGVADVAGFWLLYTVNSYLPLIRHFLESGHGHPLELFRTWSALAGALTTFSDRITPADLPEYDHADLRRSFEALDDLIRDLLATVVPTTHVSLPLRPTRTHIHATALDEERYLDATETYLALRSELGPDELAQRVPQLVKVSSGDRVEVLIRQALPGVALRHVADPPGSLPVKLDYSYFRLERTGPEWEAVRRSRNIAVYLPADFPAAEGEIVLLLPRADEGR